In the genome of Haloferax mediterranei ATCC 33500, one region contains:
- a CDS encoding helix-turn-helix domain-containing protein, which yields MYKEDPRLTSVPPYQSEEAELDWSVEPLPETLTSSQTKLVYLYLSQQRVGTVEELRDTLGMKTITLYPVLEHLMDLGLVQREDGYYVYQPT from the coding sequence ATGTATAAGGAAGACCCACGACTCACGTCCGTACCACCGTACCAGAGCGAAGAGGCGGAGCTTGACTGGTCCGTCGAACCGCTCCCAGAGACGCTGACATCGTCCCAGACCAAGCTCGTTTACCTCTATCTCTCGCAGCAACGTGTGGGGACCGTAGAGGAACTTCGGGACACGCTCGGGATGAAGACTATCACGCTCTACCCAGTGCTCGAACACCTCATGGACCTTGGTCTCGTCCAGCGTGAGGACGGATACTACGTCTATCAGCCGACCTGA
- a CDS encoding AbrB/MazE/SpoVT family DNA-binding domain-containing protein, with the protein MTNDSNDARWPPALFASQMQKASEEFTQQQLRLFEQLMTAGTGVSDSPSMGDFPDLGSMSLQTAVFKTRVQSGGRISIPDAERDALDIEEGDLVQAFVVPIKQSRGDSNE; encoded by the coding sequence ATGACGAACGACTCAAACGATGCGAGGTGGCCGCCGGCGCTGTTCGCATCACAGATGCAGAAAGCCAGCGAAGAGTTCACCCAACAACAACTCCGTCTGTTCGAACAACTGATGACAGCGGGTACGGGTGTTTCAGACAGCCCTTCGATGGGTGACTTCCCCGACCTCGGATCGATGAGTCTCCAAACCGCGGTCTTCAAAACGCGCGTGCAGAGTGGGGGGCGCATCAGCATCCCCGACGCTGAGCGCGATGCCCTCGACATCGAGGAAGGAGACCTCGTTCAGGCGTTCGTCGTCCCAATCAAACAATCACGTGGTGATTCAAATGAGTGA
- a CDS encoding MaoC family dehydratase encodes MTRENTATNRKTPSSSTGMQQLTSAWLRASGHLANSVLEANRATLAALGLSDGDQSGEVELEPSVESVAYDDSDWTETRTVDASENINPGDTVTFSKTISDEDVRAFAKVSGDTNRLHLDETFAEGTRFGGRIVHGTLVSGLISAALARLPGVTVYLSQDMRFLNPVQIGSRLTAEVEVVEALAEDRFRLSTTVTNADGEAVIEGEAVVLVDSAPDHVE; translated from the coding sequence ATGACTCGTGAGAACACCGCCACGAACCGAAAGACACCCTCCTCATCGACGGGGATGCAACAACTGACTTCAGCATGGCTTCGCGCCTCTGGCCACCTCGCGAACAGCGTCCTTGAGGCGAATCGAGCGACACTCGCAGCCTTAGGTCTCAGTGATGGTGACCAGAGCGGCGAGGTCGAACTGGAGCCGAGCGTAGAGAGCGTTGCCTACGACGACTCGGACTGGACGGAGACGAGGACTGTCGACGCCTCTGAGAACATCAATCCAGGTGACACCGTCACCTTCTCGAAGACAATCTCCGACGAGGATGTCCGTGCGTTCGCGAAGGTGAGCGGCGACACGAATCGACTCCACCTTGACGAAACGTTCGCAGAAGGGACTCGATTCGGCGGTCGCATTGTCCACGGAACTCTTGTTTCGGGACTCATCAGCGCGGCCCTGGCTCGCCTTCCCGGCGTTACTGTCTATCTCTCTCAGGACATGCGGTTCCTGAATCCTGTGCAAATCGGCTCTCGGCTCACTGCCGAAGTCGAAGTCGTTGAGGCGCTGGCTGAGGACCGTTTCCGCCTGTCGACGACGGTTACGAACGCCGATGGTGAAGCCGTTATCGAGGGCGAGGCCGTCGTACTCGTCGACTCGGCACCGGACCATGTGGAGTAA
- a CDS encoding HTH domain-containing protein: MTTRTDEPNHVKLFLRADAEVGVERMKEAAVEKLTELADAGYIDDYDVRVWGRELRSNGPIANTEYGSELLEYIHEFREWAAENDVSLQATFDERTIVSSIADEHYDVVSLPTLCLAVYDDDEELMGVYPCHNGDRSCSVVEYLETLENSPRAYTPGA, from the coding sequence ATGACCACGAGAACAGATGAACCGAACCACGTGAAGTTATTCCTCCGTGCCGACGCCGAAGTCGGTGTGGAACGCATGAAGGAAGCGGCAGTCGAGAAGCTAACAGAACTCGCTGACGCGGGATACATCGATGACTACGATGTCCGCGTATGGGGACGCGAACTACGGTCCAACGGACCTATCGCGAACACAGAGTATGGGAGTGAGTTGCTCGAGTACATCCACGAGTTCAGAGAGTGGGCGGCGGAGAACGATGTCTCGCTCCAGGCTACATTCGACGAGCGGACCATCGTGTCTTCGATTGCGGACGAGCACTACGACGTGGTTTCTCTCCCGACACTCTGTCTCGCGGTCTACGATGATGATGAGGAGTTAATGGGTGTTTACCCCTGCCATAACGGGGATCGGTCCTGTTCGGTCGTCGAGTACCTCGAAACGCTCGAGAACAGCCCGCGTGCGTATACACCGGGTGCCTAA
- a CDS encoding beta-ketoacyl-ACP reductase, translated as MNDLTSRTCLVTGASRGIGRGIAEEFGEAGADVVVNYRTSEAEAYDVVDEIEAAGGSAIALQADVCEYDEVSAMRDRVHKVFGPIDVLVNNAGVTVDCKFENMTCEDWDRVMDVNLGGVFNATKVFYDDLKEADRGRLINISSVVGQQGNFGQANYAATKSGLFGFTRTIALELARHRTTANCVAPGFTQTDMFDDVGEEIQDKICQRIPLNRFAEVDDITGIVRFLASDESDYMTGQVLGVNGGMEW; from the coding sequence ATGAACGATTTAACATCACGGACGTGCCTGGTAACGGGCGCATCACGGGGAATTGGACGGGGAATCGCAGAGGAGTTTGGAGAAGCAGGTGCGGATGTCGTGGTAAACTACCGAACTTCGGAGGCCGAAGCTTATGACGTCGTTGACGAGATTGAGGCCGCAGGTGGGAGCGCTATTGCGCTTCAAGCCGATGTCTGTGAGTACGACGAGGTCTCGGCGATGCGCGACCGCGTGCACAAAGTATTCGGACCTATTGATGTACTTGTGAACAACGCGGGCGTGACAGTCGACTGCAAGTTCGAGAACATGACTTGCGAGGACTGGGACCGCGTCATGGACGTGAACCTCGGCGGCGTCTTCAACGCGACGAAGGTCTTCTACGACGACCTGAAGGAGGCAGACCGCGGTCGCCTCATCAACATTTCGAGCGTCGTCGGCCAGCAAGGCAACTTCGGACAAGCCAACTACGCGGCCACAAAGAGTGGACTGTTCGGGTTCACGCGCACTATCGCTCTCGAACTGGCGCGACACAGGACGACGGCTAATTGCGTCGCACCTGGTTTCACCCAAACCGACATGTTCGATGACGTGGGCGAGGAGATACAAGATAAGATTTGCCAACGTATCCCTCTCAACCGATTCGCGGAGGTGGATGATATCACGGGTATCGTTCGGTTCCTCGCCAGCGACGAATCGGACTACATGACGGGACAAGTACTCGGCGTCAATGGTGGGATGGAGTGGTGA